A single genomic interval of Malania oleifera isolate guangnan ecotype guangnan chromosome 11, ASM2987363v1, whole genome shotgun sequence harbors:
- the LOC131167399 gene encoding pistil-specific extensin-like protein encodes MAAAAVVIAASVLMGCINMGEAWNAGGDEGVIHVGGRVLCQDCTKSWNHWLHPSNPIQGSKVSITCMDERRRVTYYGSDETDKEGEFNMVIPKYVKGKEVKERGCKVRVVSSPDPACNIPTDFAGGRSGVNLGTPSIVYRHKIKHTMGPFYYTTPMCEEPETGESN; translated from the exons ATGGCGGCGGCAGCGGTGGTGATTGCAGCTTCAGTTCTGATGGGTTGCATCAACATGGGGGAAGCATGGAACGCCGGCGGGGATGAAGGGGTTATCCACGTGGGTGGGAGGGTACTGTGCCAGGACTGCACCAAGTCTTGGAACCATTGGCTTCATCCTTCCAACCCTATTCaag GAAGCAAGGTGTCAATCACATGCATGGACGAGAGAAGAAGAGTCACGTACTACGGAAGCGACGAAACAGATAAAGAAGGCGAATTCAACATGGTGATTCCCAAGTACGTGAAGGGGAAGGAAGTGAAAGAGAGAGGGTGCAAGGTGAGGGTGGTGTCGTCGCCGGACCCCGCCTGCAACATCCCCACCGACTTCGCCGGCGGAAGGTCGGGAGTGAATCTGGGCACGCCCTCCATCGTGTACCGACATAAGATCAAGCACACGATGGGACCGTTTTACTACACAACTCCCATGTGCGAGGAACCTGAGACTGGCGAATCTAATTGA